A genomic segment from Tachysurus fulvidraco isolate hzauxx_2018 chromosome 21, HZAU_PFXX_2.0, whole genome shotgun sequence encodes:
- the fut7 gene encoding alpha-(1,3)-fucosyltransferase 7, whose translation MSLNTRFNKKHLLLVLVLCCTLMGLQKMAMFPLRGTEMKANITILLWYWPFNVPYRLEDDVCLKNYSISGCRLVDSRTLFSTADIVVFHHRELQSGSQKLPLHRPRPVHQRWLWLSLEAPINNGDVSQYAGLFDLTMSYHPDADIMVPYGRIDEKVGGTDGTFVIPENKTHLVCWVVSNYNNRHKRSSVYNELSKFISVQMYGHAVKKPVSQDALLPTISRCYFYLAFENTEAPHYITEKLWRNAFMAGTVPVVLGPPRSHYEAVAPPHSFIHVDDFDSIASLAKYLKELAGNVKLYKSYFSWHENYTVKLYTDWRERLCTICRVYDKLPYRKIYQNLGEWPQE comes from the coding sequence ATGTCATTGAACACAAGGTTCAACAAAAAGCACTTGCTGCTAGTCCTTGTTCTTTGCTGCACCCTTATGGGCTTGCAGAAGATGGCTATGTTTCCTCTTCGGGGAACTGAAATGAAAGCCAACATTACCATTCTGCTGTGGTATTGGCCTTTCAATGTTCCCTACAGACTTGAAGATGACGTATGCCTGAAAAATTACAGCATCTCTGGTTGTCGCCTGGTGGATAGTCGCACACTCTTTTCCACCGCTGACATTGTCGTCTTCCATCATCGTGAGCTACAGTCGGGCAGTCAGAAGCTTCCGCTCCATCGCCCTCGGCCGGTTCACCAGAGATGGCTCTGGTTGTCTCTGGAAGCACCAATAAACAATGGGGATGTAAGCCAATATGCCGGGTTGTTTGACTTGACCATGTCATATCATCCTGATGCAGATATTATGGTACCATACGGGAGGATCGATGAAAAAGTTGGTGGGACTGATGGGACTTTTGTCATTCCAGAGAATAAAACCCATCTGGTGTGTTGGGTAGTGAGTAACTACAATAACCGTCACAAGAGATCCAGTGTGTACAATGAACTTAGTAAGTTCATCTCTGTGCAGATGTATGGCCACGCTGTGAAAAAACCAGTGAGTCAAGATGCACTGCTGCCTACAATTTCCCGTTGTTATTTTTATCTTGCTTTTGAGAACACAGAGGCCCCACACTACATCACTGAGAAGTTGTGGCGAAATGCTTTCATGGCTGGCACCGTGCCTGTAGTGTTGGGCCCGCCGAGAAGCCATTACGAAGCTGTTGCACCaccacattcattcatccacGTGGATGATTTTGATTCCATAGCCAGCCTGGCCAAATACCTAAAAGAATTAGCTGGAAATGTGAAACTCTACAAGTCTTACTTCTCCTGGCATGAAAATTATACAGTGAAACTTTACACAGATTGGAGAGAGAGGCTTTGTACCATTTGCCGAGTTTATGACAAACTTCCTTATCGCAAGATATACCAAAACCTTGGGGAATGGCCACAAGAATAG